The Verrucomicrobium spinosum DSM 4136 = JCM 18804 DNA segment GTTGTTCGAGCGGTTGTTCGTCCCTGAAGACGCCTCCTCCCGCGAGGCGATCCTGCAACTCTATGCGGAGAAGCGCAGCATTCTAGACAACGTGCTCGGCGAGGCGAAATCCCTGCGTGGCAAACTCGGTGTCAGTGATCAGCAGAAGCTCGATGAATACCTTGCCTCCGTCCGCCAGACCGAGCTACGGCTGCAGCGGCAGGTGGAATGGATCGATGTCCCGAAACCGGAGGTCTCTGCCGACGGGCTGCGCCTCTCCAGCCAGCCGACCACAGGCCGGGATCGTGCCGCGTGGCTGGAGACCATGCTGGACATCAGCTATCTGGCCTTTGCCACAGACACCACGCGGGTGATCACCTTCGAGTGGTCCACGGAGTCCCACGGCTTCGGCGGCTCCGGTGAGAGCCACCACGAGCTTTCCCACCATGGCGGCGATGCGGGCATGCTCGCGAAGCTCGCCAACATCGATCGATTCCACCTCGCGTGCCTCGATCGCTTTCTCACGAAACTCAAGAGCGCGCAGGAGGAGAACCAGAGCCTGCTGGATCACACCACCGTTGTGTACGGCTCCGGCATGAACAACGGTGAACGAGGCGGACACCTTGGCACCAACCTCCCGCTGCTCATCGCCGGTGGCAAAGCCCAGGGCTACAAGCACGGCCAGCACCTCGCCCACGACTCGGCGAAAAGCCCTCCCCTCACCAATCTCCTGCTATCGACCATCCAGAAGATGGGTGTCGAAACCAGCACCTTCCAAGACTCCAATGGCACGCTCACAGGCGTGGATTGATGCAGAGGCGCGAGGTCCGCACGGCTTGATCTACCGTGCTGACAGTGTCGCGGCCGCTTTTTGGCGGGGCTTCAGCTCCTTGTCAAAGAACGCCACGGTCTCCCGGCGCATCTTGATCAAGGCCATTTCCTTGAACCGATGATCCTGGTCGTCATAAATCGAGGTCGAGAATTGCGCCGCCCCATGCTTTGAGTTCACAAAGCGCTGCATCTGCGGCACATACCGGCTGAACTCCACCCGGTGGTCCTGGCGGCCATGGATCATCAAAAGTGGCGGCACCTGTTTCACTCCCTTGTCATACCCATCCCAAATACCGCCCGCGTGCACCACGGCGGCATTCACCCGGGGATCATGAAATGACTCTGCCACGGTGAGGAAGCCGCCCAGCGAATAGCCGTAGAGGCCGATCGCCCCCTTCTGCCCCTCCGACTCCCGCACCCAGGTCGCCGCATCCCGCACGGTGCCCACCCAGACATCAAAGTGCCGGGTCATCCCGGAATCAAAAGTCACCGGCCCACCCGCACGGTCGAAATAGTGCACGACATAGGCATCATGCCCGGCCAGGGCCAGTTCGTTCGCCATGCTTTTGATCTCCGGCCCGTCAAAGACCATGCCCCCTGCCCCATGCAGCACGAGAACAGCGGTGGGTGCCGGTCCGGGTTTGACAGCCTCAGGCCGGTAGCGATCCACCCGAATCAATTTACCCCCGCTTGGGAAGCGATGAGAGGAAACCTGAACCCCGGGCGCGGCCACCGTCCCACAGGAAACAACAGCAAGGCACATCGCCAGCCCACCCAGTCCGCGCAGCACGGGTGATCCAGATGCAGTGACGTATTTCCACAATTTGGTTTTCATGGGTGGGCGGGAAACTTACCTGCGCATTCAGGACGACTGCGGATGATTCGCCGGAGCGGGAGGTTTGGTTTCAAAAGTCGTATGAAACGTAGTGCATCCGGTGTCAGCATCGGCCCAACCCCTTGGGTACTTGGCAGCACGCCGCGAGAAAACACCGCATACCGGGAAATTAGTGCCTCCTTACGTCGACAACTACGACCGACATTGATGTTCGCACGGCAGAAGGCATTCTCAATCACCCGCTGTATCCGCACCCACCCCGACGACTCACGCCCCGGCATTCACCCACTGGTGCTTGGTCTCCAACCACCCAGCGCCCCTGTAGTTGTCGACGCAAGGAGAACAGACCAACTGGCGCGCATCTGGGGTGGCCGCCAAGGAACCACCCAGAGGTGCCATTCTCAGTTCGAAGCTGATCCCCAGCGGGGATCTCTAACACAGCCCAACGTTGGACGAGCCCTAAGCGAGTCAACGTTGGGTACCTCCGCAGAGGATAATCAGGTGGGAAAGCCGACGGGATCCGCTTTCTCCCCACCGCCATCAACACCTCCACCTCAGACGGATGCGATGTCATGTGCTGCCTGACGTTCGCGGCAAGATGCCGCAAACAGCACGCAGGGATGCGTGCGCTCCCCGAGCTTCTCAAGCACAGGCCGTTTTAAGAACCGTCAGACCACGTTTCGCCAGACTCCGCCCTCTCTCCCACACACACTCTCCGCCTAATCTACATAACAAAAGGCACTACTATTGATCACCGCCAGGCAATAATCCGCCACCGCCTCCTCCAGGGTCTCAGTCATCGCAGTCTGCCGGTTCAGAAACTCGCGCCCCAACGCCCTCTCCGCCGGGCTGGCCGCACGGGACAGACACCGCCACGATACCGCCTCCACCATGGCGTCATGATCACTCTGCCCCGCCATCAGGATCTGCCGGGCCAAGCCCTTCACCAATTCCAGGCTGAAGGCCGAATTCATCAACATCAATGACTGCGGAGCCGTGGTGGAGACCTCCCGCCGGGCACACGAGGCCAGGGCATCTGGGCGGTCAAAAATCTCGAACAGCGGATACCGCAAGTTCCGCCGGGCAAACACATAGATGCTGCGGCGATCATGCTCTGCCACATCCTCCGTCACGCTGGCTTTCCCCTTGGGAATGGTCACCTTCACCTCCTGGGGCATGGGCAGCCTCACACCCGGCCCTCCCTGTCTCAAACTGGGCCGTCCTCCGGCGGACAACAGAAAGTCCCGCAAGGCCTCGCCAGAGAGACGGCGACGGTACATGCGGGAGTAGTCCAGGTTCGCGGAGTCCACGGCAAGGCAGGCGGATCCTGGCGGCACCACATGCCGACGCTCATCCTGGCTGTGGATGTCGGGCATGCCGACCCTGCCACCAGGTACCCGGTGGTGATCGCATGGTCATCGCCTGCTCTCCCGGACGCATCGTCGTCCCTTGAAAGGCAGCGGGAAGATAACCATTCCCCAATCCGGTGGTCCCCCCTTGAGACCGCCCCCCGGGTCCGGCATCACCAAAAAGGCGGGCATGCCTTAATGGGTGGACCCACCCCGCCCCCTCGTTCTTGCGTGAGGATTGACGAAACTTATCCACATGGAAAAATCATCCATCCTTCTGCGCATCACCTTCGGCGGTACTCGCTCGGGGCACAGCCCACCCAGCGCTTGAAAGCGCGTGAAAATACCAGCCCATCCCGGTAGCCCACCTCACCTGCCACCACCTCCACCTTGTCACTGGTCGTCTCCAGGAGCTGCCGGGCCCGTTGCATTCTCATGTAGGTCAGGTGCTGCATGGGACTGCGGCCCAACTCGCGCTGACAGACACGCCGCAGATGCTCTCCGCTGGAGTGGTAGGCCCTGGCCAGTGATTCCAGAGTCCACTCTTCAGCAAGGCTCTGCTGCACACTCGTCCACAAGGTCCAGAGCCGGGCCTCCATCTCAAACGGCTGCGCCGCGCGCCGTGCCAGCCCGTGGGCCAGCTCTATCCAGTGGTGCAGGAGTTTGGGATCCCGATGCCCCTCCCATTCGGTCCTTAGACCGTCAATCGCTCGGGCGATCTCCATCGCTCCTTCGGCTGCCAGCACGGGAGAAGACGCCCCCACCATCGGTGACACGAACGCTGGCTCGTCATACCGCAACCAGGCGAAGCGCCAAACCTCCGCCCCCTCTGCGTGAAAGGCATTCAGCACCCGGGGCGGCGCCATGCAGACCATGCCTGCACCGACCCGCTGCCAGCGGCCGTCCAGCAGCACTCTTCCTTTGCCCGCAGTGCATGCCAGAATAAAGCTGCCCGCCGGCCGCAATCGCACCCGCCGGTAGGGCATCCACGCCTCATCCAGTCCGAGCCGGGCGATCCGGTGCGCGGCCAGCTCCCGACAATCGCCGCTCTCCAGCACCCATCGTTTCGACCGCGGGCCATCCCGCGTCGTTTCCACGAACTCCATCTCCTGTTTGCCCGGACTCATGATTCAGGTGGGGCTTCAGCCTTCAAACCTGCCCAGATAGACGTTGGAATCGTAGTCAAAGAAGACATGCCCGTCGTCCTGGTGGGTCTCAAACAAGGCATCAAGGTCCTCAAGCATGGGCCCATAGCCTGACTGCCCCGCTGCGGGAACATAGGATGAGGACAACAAACGCCCCCGCAATCCTTCGCGATCAAACACCTGCCGGTTGAAAAAGGAGTGATAGGTAAAGCTTCCGGGACGGAAGAACTCGGCGAGCATCACCTCGGAGATCCTCGTGTGGTCCACGTGTTTGTAGTCCGTGCCATGCTGCAAGAGGAATGCCTCGTAAGCGATCAGGAACGGGGAGGTGGTGGTCAGACGCTTGTTCCAAATCAGCGCCACCGCCCCCTCAGGCCGCAGGATGCGCTGAAGCTCCACCTTGGCGCGCACCGGATCAAACCAGTGAAATGCCTGCCCTGCGGACACCAGATCCACACTGTGGTCCGCCAGCCCTGTCTGCTCGGCCGTGCCCGCCACGCTGTGGAGCCGGGGGTAGCCCGCCAGCAGGCGCTCGGCCGCCGTGCGCATCTCCAGGTTGGGTTCCACCGCAAAAACCTCGTTCCCCGCCTGCAGGTACATTTCAGTGAGAATCCCCGTGCCGGATCCCACATCGGCCACGACGGATTGCTCATTCCAGCCCGCCTCCTTTTTCAGCAGGTCGAGGACCGCCAGAGGGTAGCCCGGCCGGTATTTGACGTAGTTGTCAACACGGTCGGAGAAACGTGCAGTCGGGTCGGACATAACCAGAGGCTACCTCCACCCGACCCAGAAAAAAAGGGAAATCACTGAGGTCCCACCTCACTTCACCGGGAGCCATTGCACCGCATCCACTGAGACAAAGCCCCTAGTCCAGGCATTGCTCACCTGCACAGAGGCAGGCTGGTTGGCCGCGAAATCGAAGGTTCCCAGGCTGACAAAAACCTTGTCATGCACGCCCGGCTTGCGTTCATCCACCCATACCTTGGCAACGCCGCCCGCGTGGGTGATCTCCACCGGGACACTCGCCGCACGGTTGGGCGCAGACGAGTAGGCGAAGCGTACCTCATACCTGCCCGCCGCGGGAAGCTGGGCGACAAAACGGGCGGTCTTCTCCCCTTTGCCGGAGTCGGCGTCATTGTGACTGGCGTCATCGACCGGAGCCCCATAGCCACTGGACACCCAGGAGCCGGTGAACTCCGCATGCGCATCATCCACCACCACGCCAGCCAGTTGATCTGAAGCAGGCCCAAGCACCAGGTTGGGCAAATCCAGCACCGCCTTTTGCTCACGCAGTTTCGCCTGTAGGGCAGGCACCGAAACATCCTGCACCGCCACATTCCCCTTCACAGCCATGGCCGCAGAGAGACCGCTGGCCTGCCCCAGTGCCATGTACACGGGCTCCATGCGCAGCGAGCAGGTGGCGATGTGCGAGGCGGAAAGGCATACCGGTACGAGGAGATTATCGCACTCCGCCTTCTTGGGCACGATGGAGCGGTACGGGATCTGGTACGGCTTCGCGGGGGCGTCCTGGAAGGAACCTTCGTCCGTGACCGTGCCATCTTCCGCCACTATGCGCTGCACTATGTGGCAATCGATGACAAAGGAACCCATGCCCACGGTGTCCGGCTTGAAAATCTCCCGCTGCACATCGCGCTGGGTCATCACGTAGTCGCTGATCATGCGCCGCCCTTCCCGCACATACAGCGCATACGGCCAGTGACCGTTGTCGGTGAACTCGTCTTTGCAGAGCCCCCAGGTGTTGGTCTCGTCCCGCAGCTTCTGAGGCACCCGGGAGTCGTTGCCCAGGAAGTACAGGAGGCCCTGCACGTAGTTCACGTGATCCTTCGCGATCCTTTCCCGCGTGGCGGCATCCCCTTCCAGGTAGCCGACATTCCCACCGGGATAGTCCGTGGAAAAGAACCCCTGCGCATTCAGGTCCACCTTACCATGACCGATCTGCCCAAGATGGACGAGACGACCAAAGGCCACCTCCGAGTAGCTTTGAATCAATCTCAGCAGCAGTTCGTACCGGGCGGGCTCATACCCCTCTGGCTTCGGGAATGGCACGCGAATGTCCGGCCGCTGCGTCACGCAGACGCGGAAGTTGTAGGCTTGAGTCAGCTTGTCCGCGTCTCCAGGCTTCCCCTTGAGTTCCGTGACCCCAAACAGCAACTTGCCGTCGTCTCCCCGGGCATTGATTTTGCACGGCGTCCCATGGATGTAGTGCGGCCCGGTGCCTCCCACACATTTGCACGCCACGCCCATGACATCCGCGCCATGCGGGCGAACGGGCATCGGGTGGATGCCTGCCAGAGGCTCGCCGTACTGCGCTTTACTCTCCCGCCCCAAAGTGTGACTCACACCAGAAGCCGCCAGCAGATCCCCTTCATACGTCGCGTCCACAAAGACCCGCCCCTGATACACCTGCCCATCGGCGGTGGTGAGGCTCGTGATCCGTCCACTCTTCTTCTCCAGTGCCTTCAAAGATTGTTCCGTCACCACTTTCACGCCCGCTTCCTTGAGCATGGCCTGGAACGCGGCCATGTTCGCCTGCGGCTCTGCATACCAAAGTGGCGTCTCCGACTTGATCGCCGCAGCCCTTTTGAAGTACTCCCGTGGAAACCCACCGATGCATTCCTGTTTGCCCAGGTCCGTGGAGGAGAGTCCGCCCGTCACCATCCCACCAATCCATTTGGTGGGCTCAATCACGACCACCGACGCCCCTTCCCGCGCCGCAGTGATGCCTGCGGCCAGCCCGGCAGGCGTGCCTCCATAGACCACGAGATCATACGAGGCCGCCGGTGCGGCCGAGGCACCCGCAGCAAGACCTACAACAGCCACGGCAAGGTGCCTCAAACGCGGAAACAGATGGAAAAACATGACAGGATTGAGCAAGATTGAATTCTGCTACGGTGAGTCCTCAACCCCGAAAAATGGACAGGTATTTTGATCCATCCGTTTCGCCAGGGCCCATGCCGCGAACGCGCCCCCCCCTTTCAGATGAATCTCCCGCTGGTGGATTTCTGCCATGGATTCCGCCCCCCGTGCAGCGTTTAATCCCCTGTCCACCCTCTTCCGCGCCATGCTTCCTACCCGAATCCGACTGCTCCTTTGTCTCCTGCCCTTGCTCGCGCTTCCCTCAGCGCAGGCAGAAACCGTGCCCCTCTTTGACGGCAAGACCCTTCAGGGATGGGAGGGCGATGCCAAACTGTGGAGTGTGCAGGACGGCCTGATCACGGGCGGCTCGCTCACGGAGAAGGTGGCTCACAATGACTTCCTGGCCACCACCCCGAGCTATCACAACTTTGACCTCCGGCTGAAAATCAAAGTCACGGGCACGGAAGGCTTCATCAACAGCGGAGTCCAGATCCGCAGTGTGCGGGTGCCGGGGAACCGCGAGATGAGCGGCTATCAGGTGGACGCCGGTGACGGCTGGTGGGGCAAGCTCTACGACGAATCGCGTCGCAACAAGGTAGTGGGTGAACCCAAAGACGCCGCCGCCGTGACCGCCGCAGTGAAGAAGAACGACTGGAACGAGTACCGGATCCGCGCTGAAGGGCCGCGCATCCAGTCGTGGATCAATGGGGTGCCAGCGCTCGATTACACCGAAGGCGAAGCAACCATCGCCCAGGACGGGCGGATTGGCATTCAGGTGCATGGCGGAGGCAAGGCCCTTGTTCAGGTTAAGGAAATTACCATTGAAGAACTCGCCCCGACCGCAGGAGCAACCACCTGGGACAAGCTCGGCGGCTATGAAGGGATGAAGGCCAAGCTCCCCGCCCGGGCGAAGCCTGCCGAAAGCAAACCCAAGCGGGACATCAGCTACAACAGCGTCAGCACCGCCGCGCTCACCCCTGAGCAGGAGCTGGCCACCTTCAAGGTGCCTAGTGGGTTCAAGGTCGAACTCGTGGCCGCAGAGACTGAGGGCATTGGCAAGTTCATCTCCGTGGCCTGGGATCATGCGGGCCGCATGTGGACCATGACCGCGCTCGACTACCCTGTGGATGCCAATGAAAACCGCCCGTTCGCGGAATCGCTCTACAAGAACGGCGGACGGGACAAGCTCGTCGTGTACGA contains these protein-coding regions:
- a CDS encoding DUF1552 domain-containing protein, with the translated sequence MHFLSNTPLARRTVLRGLGVSIALPLLEAMAPRSLYAASKVKPETKGAKSAPRIIYCYVPNGVNIFDWIPKDNGNGYQLSPTLKVLEKHRDDFSVISGLSHHRAEGGHSGADTWLTGARLKAVPGKDYSNTISADQVIAEAIGAQTRFPSLELSDESGTGAALQTHTLAFDRNGTPLPAENSPQRLFERLFVPEDASSREAILQLYAEKRSILDNVLGEAKSLRGKLGVSDQQKLDEYLASVRQTELRLQRQVEWIDVPKPEVSADGLRLSSQPTTGRDRAAWLETMLDISYLAFATDTTRVITFEWSTESHGFGGSGESHHELSHHGGDAGMLAKLANIDRFHLACLDRFLTKLKSAQEENQSLLDHTTVVYGSGMNNGERGGHLGTNLPLLIAGGKAQGYKHGQHLAHDSAKSPPLTNLLLSTIQKMGVETSTFQDSNGTLTGVD
- a CDS encoding dienelactone hydrolase family protein, encoding MKTKLWKYVTASGSPVLRGLGGLAMCLAVVSCGTVAAPGVQVSSHRFPSGGKLIRVDRYRPEAVKPGPAPTAVLVLHGAGGMVFDGPEIKSMANELALAGHDAYVVHYFDRAGGPVTFDSGMTRHFDVWVGTVRDAATWVRESEGQKGAIGLYGYSLGGFLTVAESFHDPRVNAAVVHAGGIWDGYDKGVKQVPPLLMIHGRQDHRVEFSRYVPQMQRFVNSKHGAAQFSTSIYDDQDHRFKEMALIKMRRETVAFFDKELKPRQKAAATLSAR
- a CDS encoding DUF1553 domain-containing protein yields the protein MPDIHSQDERRHVVPPGSACLAVDSANLDYSRMYRRRLSGEALRDFLLSAGGRPSLRQGGPGVRLPMPQEVKVTIPKGKASVTEDVAEHDRRSIYVFARRNLRYPLFEIFDRPDALASCARREVSTTAPQSLMLMNSAFSLELVKGLARQILMAGQSDHDAMVEAVSWRCLSRAASPAERALGREFLNRQTAMTETLEEAVADYCLAVINSSAFCYVD
- a CDS encoding helix-turn-helix transcriptional regulator, with the translated sequence MSPGKQEMEFVETTRDGPRSKRWVLESGDCRELAAHRIARLGLDEAWMPYRRVRLRPAGSFILACTAGKGRVLLDGRWQRVGAGMVCMAPPRVLNAFHAEGAEVWRFAWLRYDEPAFVSPMVGASSPVLAAEGAMEIARAIDGLRTEWEGHRDPKLLHHWIELAHGLARRAAQPFEMEARLWTLWTSVQQSLAEEWTLESLARAYHSSGEHLRRVCQRELGRSPMQHLTYMRMQRARQLLETTSDKVEVVAGEVGYRDGLVFSRAFKRWVGCAPSEYRRR
- a CDS encoding class I SAM-dependent methyltransferase codes for the protein MSDPTARFSDRVDNYVKYRPGYPLAVLDLLKKEAGWNEQSVVADVGSGTGILTEMYLQAGNEVFAVEPNLEMRTAAERLLAGYPRLHSVAGTAEQTGLADHSVDLVSAGQAFHWFDPVRAKVELQRILRPEGAVALIWNKRLTTTSPFLIAYEAFLLQHGTDYKHVDHTRISEVMLAEFFRPGSFTYHSFFNRQVFDREGLRGRLLSSSYVPAAGQSGYGPMLEDLDALFETHQDDGHVFFDYDSNVYLGRFEG
- a CDS encoding FAD-dependent oxidoreductase; this encodes MFFHLFPRLRHLAVAVVGLAAGASAAPAASYDLVVYGGTPAGLAAGITAAREGASVVVIEPTKWIGGMVTGGLSSTDLGKQECIGGFPREYFKRAAAIKSETPLWYAEPQANMAAFQAMLKEAGVKVVTEQSLKALEKKSGRITSLTTADGQVYQGRVFVDATYEGDLLAASGVSHTLGRESKAQYGEPLAGIHPMPVRPHGADVMGVACKCVGGTGPHYIHGTPCKINARGDDGKLLFGVTELKGKPGDADKLTQAYNFRVCVTQRPDIRVPFPKPEGYEPARYELLLRLIQSYSEVAFGRLVHLGQIGHGKVDLNAQGFFSTDYPGGNVGYLEGDAATRERIAKDHVNYVQGLLYFLGNDSRVPQKLRDETNTWGLCKDEFTDNGHWPYALYVREGRRMISDYVMTQRDVQREIFKPDTVGMGSFVIDCHIVQRIVAEDGTVTDEGSFQDAPAKPYQIPYRSIVPKKAECDNLLVPVCLSASHIATCSLRMEPVYMALGQASGLSAAMAVKGNVAVQDVSVPALQAKLREQKAVLDLPNLVLGPASDQLAGVVVDDAHAEFTGSWVSSGYGAPVDDASHNDADSGKGEKTARFVAQLPAAGRYEVRFAYSSAPNRAASVPVEITHAGGVAKVWVDERKPGVHDKVFVSLGTFDFAANQPASVQVSNAWTRGFVSVDAVQWLPVK